The DNA sequence TAAAAGAACGCACAGACAGAGACACGGAACTGTGAAGAGAAATCGGAAAATAAAGAAGGTGGGGACATACCTTGAATAATGGGGTGATGGGTTTGTCTTGGGAAGATTGAGATGAATCGCCTCTGCAACATCCTTGCCGCCATGGGTAATGCTCAAACCTGTTACTTTCTCCGTTTTTGGGCTCTTCTTATTTTCTATGACTTTTGGGCTCTGTCTTTTCTTATAGGCCTTTACTGTTACACTCCCCTACTTGTTGAATTCACTCTCCCCTCTCCTCTTTCGTGCGTCAAATTACCTTACTAacgttattttctttctctttttcaaacTGTCGTTATCATAAACTCCACGTGTGAAAACTactactttttgttttttagttttcacATTTGTTCCTCATTCACGTTTATCTtccttttctcctttttttttcttcaacagcCTCGCCTTTACCAATATTAGAGTTGTagtaatcaatataaaaaaaaaagttttttccagaAAGTAGTAGCATCGTAAGTGCTTAGGTTGTTCAAATGTCATTgctttgaatttattttgagaAACTTCCGATTAATAATTGCATTTACTCTATTCCTATCCGTAAATGTTTGACATTGAGTTGCCTCTTATTACCTTTTCCTttgagtaatatatatatatatatatatatatatatatatatgagaaccATGAGATACAagcattacaaaaaaatataagctACCAACGATGTCTTATTATTATCCCACATCGTCAACTCAATGACACAGCCACCAAATTATGAATGATGACTGAAAAAGAATATCAAATCCCATTAAAACTCATAGAACTTGATGACGGTATCCTCACATCACAAgctttttaaattttgggaaCCGCATAAAAAAGAATGCGGTCAAACATTTCCTGATAGTGTTTGCTTAATTACACGTGTGCCATTTTAATCCAAATCCAAATTctacaacaaaacacaaaacataGAATCCTTCCGAATTTGTTGAGTTCTTCAAACAATGAAAAGTACCTTCTTCAATCACCAACGTTTTACATAATTCGTAATCGTATACATGTGTGAATTATATACATCAATGTCTTTCTTCTTTACAATCAAAATCTGTGCAGTGAAAAAGAatggaaataaaaagaaaagaaaaattccaCAGAACAAAAAGCCGTCACCGTGGGGCCAACGAGACCGTCAAGTCAATATCGGTTCCCATTTTCTGATCCCAGTCCTTCGATTCCAGGTACAACTTTGACACCTCAATCGAGACCCGACCCATGTCGGGTCGCTCATTCGGGTCATTCCCGACACAGTCCAATCCGACCCGAATCATCCTCTCCGCCACACTCAACGGAAAAGAATCCCTCAGCCTCCTATCCACCCACTTCCTTACACCGCCGTATTCCCCAGCCGCCACTCTCGCCGTATCCACCACGCTCGTCCTCTGATAACTGCCGTCGTCGTTGAATTCGAATTTCACCGCCTCTTCCCCGCTCAGCAACTCTAAAACCACCACTCCGAACGCGTACACGTCGGTCTTCTTCGTCGCTACGCCGCTGACCTGAAATTCCGGCGCCATATACCCTCTCGTCCCCTCGATCCTCACCCTCCGCTCACCTGATTCCCCACGGTCGCCGGCGACTGCCTCGCCGCAGAGATCGGACAAGCCGAAGTGGCAGATTTTCGCGCGCAAATTATCCTCCGTGATAACAATGCTGGAACTCTTGATGTGATTATGAACGAAACCAGAACCGGATCCCGAACCGGAGTCGGAACCGGAGAAATTGTGGATGTAATCGAGGCCATGCGCGATGTCGGAGGCGATCTGCATCCTAGAGGTCCACGTGACGAGATCGGTGTAGCTAGGGTTCCGGCGGTTGCGGAGGCAGTCAGAGAGGCTGGCACCGGGGACAAATTCATAGACGAGAAAGATGACGGCGCCGGAGACGGAGGCGCCGAGGAGCTTGACGAGGCTGCTGTGGTGACTCCGGCAGATGATGGCGAGGCGGCGGGATAGCTCCGGGAGGTCGATTTGACGGCGGAAGTTGCGGCGAGAGACAACAACATCGCGGTGGCGGATTAGGCAGCGCCAGGAGGAGGAAGAGAGGCGTGGGGCGGAGAAGTTGGCGGTGGCGGCGGAGATCTCTGAGAAGTGGTAGATGTTAGGGCTTTCAGGGAGCGTATCTTTGAGGCTTGAGAGAGAGGCGCGGCTTGAGATGGAAGAGGTTTTTGACCACTCTAATAAGTCATTGGTGTTGGTATTGGTATTGGTGTTGTTGTTTTCGAATACGTAGCTTCTTGATTCTGTGACGGGGACTTCGCTGGTGGAGGTATCGTAGTTCGACGACGACGATGTTAGGGTTTGCGTCCGGTGAGGACGAGGGGAATTCGTCATGTTTCTATCTGAATTGGTGCTTCGTCTGCTTCCTGGTTGTGTCGCGGCGGTGCTCTTTCTGGATTTGCACATCGAAGGGGAACAACCTCATTGCATGTCTTAGCTTCGATGTTAGGTTCGGCTTCGTGGTCGTGAGAATAACGTACACGCAGTTTTAGAAGCTTAGTGCTGTGTTCCAATTCCAACACTTCTGTCTGTTCCGTAGGATGTTGTGTTCGTGATTGGGCGGCGCCTTTATTGCCTTTGCCTGATGTTTTGATGAGCTGTAGATTCGGCTCACACGTGGCTGCTGCTCCCACTTTCCCCTTcacttcatatttttattccaTCGATAATTTTTTCCATCgctttatattattgttttattcttcattctcttttttgtttgaaaatataaaattgtgaagTGAATGGTGATGTATTAGAATATCATTTCTAAAACCCACTTTATAATGATTTAACAAATATTCTGtaaaagatatgaaaaataaaacaatgaatataatcttatcttattttacCTCAACTCAGCAACCAAAAACTTCACCGGAGTCAAACTCCGACTTTCGTTTTATAGCTTCCCCTATTACTTCCAAATTTAGAAAGAAGTATGAAGGAGTGAATGCATTATTTGTAGGGATGGATAGGCTTTATCTACCAATTTCATTAGGCAAGTGATTCTACTAGAAAACTGTGACTTTTAATTTCAagtattttatatgttaatgctgtgaattttgatatatttcagTTACAAATGCAAACAACATGAtatatttagtttaataaaatttagcaatataaatttcttttagtttGATAGACTTcgtttagaaaaaatattttacttattactatttcatttataattaaagttattttaagttGATTGTTTTGAAGGCTTATGTTTAGAAATGTGGTATGTTAATGAGTCACGatcttaaaacaaaaaattaaacttgCTCATAATAATCTGAGTATTTTTAGATTCTTCATTTTTAAAAGGTTAGTATGAGAATTATGATAGGTTCGGAATAGTAAATCTGGGTCTTAAGACAATTATAATCACTCtaatatatttagattttgAAATTGGACTCtaatatatttagattttgAAATTGGACTCGAAACTTACTTAAAataagaaacttttttttttcacaaaattcacTGTCTCACAATTAGAGAATAGAGAAATAGAAAGTATTTCTTATTAACCAAAATTGAATGATACAAGTGTATCTTTTacagaaaaaaacaatattgaATAATTATCATAATACGTTATTGTAGTTGAAGAATATTTAGGATTACAACAAAACACCTAATTCAAAATGCTAATCGGTCTGAGTCTTAGCAAGTCTCTCAGCTTTTCAAACATGTTTTGTATTAGAGGCTTTGTGAACACAAAGCTACTTGATCTTCTGTAGAGCAACATACAAGCTCCAATTTGGCCTTGTAAATTGATCTCTCAGAAAAATAAACTTtgtttctatatatttgtttctaCCATGACATACGGGATTTTTGGATATGCTAATGTCAGATTTGTTTTCTATCAAAAGTTGAATTGTTTTTTTGCAATCAAGGTTTAAGTGTTGCAAGCCACAAACACTGACAAGTTGTTTTTATAGCAGTAATGTATTCTGCTTTACACAAGGATAGTGTCACAACATTCTGTTTCCTCGAGCACCAAGAAATTGGTGCCTGCATGAAAAAATAGCCAAAAGTACTCATTTTATCAACTCTATCTCCACACCAGTCTGTGTCAACCAAACTTTTATATTCTCTTCGTCTTGATTTGTTATTCTTGAAAAGAATAAGCCAAGTTCTGTCATACCCTTCAGGTAACTTAGTATATGATTTGATGTAGTTAAATGTGGTACTCTGGGAATTGGTTAACAAATCCAACACCATAATTAATATCTAGTCAGCTATTACAAACATATTTGTTGTTGTTCAGTTGTACTGTTTGTCAATGGATAGCACCTGTTAAAGATGCTCTGATCCTAAAGTTAATGGTAGATCGATTGGTGAAAGTCGTAAATGATGAATTAATGCGAGAGAAAAAGTTTCAACAACTATACATTTGAcctgtatttataatttttcacatGGGTCGGTGATTAAGGTTAGCCTAATCATGATCcaattactttttcattttgattacTAGCATTTTTTGTACTGATTAGATGATTGGTTAATTCATTATGATGCCGGTCAGCATGACTGACATGATGACGTGATCCATAATTTGTGTAAAGGACAACGATGAAACTCTAGTGACTGTCCAACTCTTAACACCAACAACACTTGAAGCCGAATAATTATTGATCATATTAATGAAGATCTTCTTCTAAATAATCTCACACGACCGATGAATGCGTGTTTGATTGCACCTCtacaaattttcttcaaaagtaATCTCACGATATACATCCtatcacatttttaaagatttttccaAAATAATCTCATATAACCGGTCAATAGAGCCCAACCATACAGTACAAAAATGTTTCTATATCCTTAAAATAGACTTTGCATTATCATTATATAGTTTACGCCTATCTTCAGCTTAAGAACACGAATTGAATACTgatcttgaaaaaaaataattttacgaACTCAATTTATTTAACCCAATTAAAATGAGTTTCTAATCAaactttaaacaaattaaaggaACCTGTTACCTCATACTTAAATTCGTTTACTATTTAGATTTGATTTGTAAATTATCCATTTGAGCCagtatacatatttatttttcatttttatcctttaaatagttattttttaaaattaaaataaatattttttcaattttaccttttaagtaattgttttttaaaatctacATTTTGtattgactatttttttaaaaaaacttaaccatttttttaaaataaaataattatctataaaaaaattataaaaaaaatcatatttacttttataataataataataatatttttatttttatttttatttttattaccatAGTAAAAGTTGGTAAAATAAAACCTCAATcatcaacattaaaaaaaaccctaatcaATGTTAacctaaataattaaatttattattaaataaaaataatatcaattaatttcaattgtgatataaagttttgtaaatactatttaaaaaaatcttgaCAATTTTTGATAGAAAAATCACATAATCCACAATCaactacaaaaaataaaaaattttgatattttaaaaattttaacaactattaaatatttaagttttttcttttgtattttgtattaatgaaaatacattactaaaaaaattaaaaaattaaattttaatttctttattaaaatatattttaaaaaataaaacaattcaaaataaaattatttcatattaaatatatttaaatatatctcaaaaattttgaaattttctatcCCAAACACAATATTCAACCCCTAAAGTGATTTTgtgtaaaaaatagtaatatattagAAAGCTATTGCCAATCTAATTAAAtcaaaccaaaaaatatattagaaagcTATTGGCAATCTAATCAAATCAAACCAAATTATGATCCGAACCAAGCATGTTTAAaacattgaaataataaaactaaactgGTTTATATTTTACAACCAATTCAACTACGGTAAACCATAATCCGTTTTGAGCCAATTAAAAAATTGTCTTAAGAAAAAGTGTCTGGTTCTCGCTCAGATTTGAGTcaatcaaaattaaacaaacaagCGTTTGATTCTTGTACTTTGAATCACTCTACCAACACAAAACCAACCAAAAcctaaaataactttttgaatacatttaaaataaatccaaaacTAAAAAACTGTTTTTTCTCAAAAACTAGTTCCACCGGAACCAAGCTAATttaagaagagaaaagaaagtttTTTTGTATTGCAAAATTCAATGCTAATTAGATAATTATCATCCACCAATATTGTAAGCAGAACTAACATTAATATTcgtaatttaaataaaaaaattattgcagAAAACCAATTCAAAGTAGGAATAAATAATCTGTTATAAGTAGGGTAGCAAAAGTAAGTTTGGTGGACTACAAAGTCTATTTTGTCAAATAAAAATCCTTTTGAGGAATTTGAAACGTGTTTCACTTTAACAGTAACCCAATTCCTAAGTTGCAAATTGCCACATCTACGCAGCCAGAAAAATCAATcagaaaatttcaatttaagcATTAAAGGTTGAATATGataaaatgacaaaaacaaGTCATCTACTCAAGAACCAATATGCCAACTTATTTTGTTAAAAGTTGtgataaaaggataaaaaagaattcaagATTTCTAGCTACCATTAAAGAACTAAAGAAAGCTGAAAGATAAACAACATTCATATTACTCATTGATGATCATGAATAAAGAGGAATACAAATAATCTAAAGCATGCCAATAACTAAATAATGAGCTTACTACAAGTGTCATGAGCtcattttaacaatttaaaattaattctaaacaatattataatattttaactacaTCCTATGAGAGTTTATTACACTAACAagtattaaagataaaatttaaaagaaaaatgaaaaatcaaactACCTAGAAAAAACAGCAGGAAATAGTAGAAAACCAGTAAGAATATGCAGTGTCAACTTAATGTTTTACCACTGAATTTACTAGCCAGGAGGAAAGTACATAAAATCTTTGAGAGCACAAATCTTGGTTCTTACTCTCAGTTTTCTTGTCCCCCTTAATAACAAATGATGTTAATCCAAAGTAATATACAGCCGTAATGAACAACTACATATCCAGAAAGATGAAGGACCTATGAACTCCTTCAAAAGAACCGTAAGTACAGGAATCAACAAAAGTAAGCTATCAGAGGCATGACCAACCAACATGATGCAGCTTCCTTAAGGAGGGTTTTCCCTTCATTAGAGGCTGCTGCTAGACCTGAATTCTAGTTATAGAGAAAGATCAAAACTCTCTGGAGTTACCAACTCTAACTGCCTTCAAATGAATTGGATATTGAGCACCTACAGAACAACCATTCTATCCTAACTTTACAACTAACCAGAATGCTTATGTATGGTCAGACAACACTCCATGCCTCATTTCTTACCAATCTAACTGCAAATATGCACACGTTTGCAAGAACAAAAAGTTCACATGAATATATATCAAGCAGGAGGTTTCACATGGTGTCCCGTTTTCCGTCTGTGTCTGCTAAAATCAGATACAAACCTGAATGAAAGGCCGCATCCCTCCACCTTGCAGTGATAAGGCTTCTCCCCAGTATGTACGCGTATGTGCTCTGTCCTTGCCCAAGCCCACTTGAACGACATGGAACAACCTTTCCATGGACACTTAAGGGGCCTCTCATCATCATGAACTCGCTGGTGAAGTAAAGCATATTTGTGGGAACTGAACTTCTTACCACACCCTTCATGTGGGCAAAGGTTTCGTTTGTGCAACAGTAACTCTGCCTTAGTCTTGAAACTCATTCGGCAACCATCGAGGTCGCACTTGTGGGACTTTTTAACaccatcttttttatttttgcgaGGAACCAAAACTTCAGAAGATCTCCTTGCCCGTTTAGCCACCTGATTTTCCTTGTCAACTGGGTTGATTTCCACTCTACTTTTTTCAGCGGCAATCTTCCCAGCTCTTGGCCTCAGCCCCTCACATGGACTTCTAATAAAGTTGTCAGAATTAGATTGGTTCCTTGTTCGTTCCACtttcctcatttttttcttcccgGAATTTAATCTGGGAACTTCTGTAGCTAACTCACAACTCTCCAGCCCCCTTTTATAATGTGACAAATCAGctttgttttcatttatcttttctGTAACATAAATCTCGTTCTCAATTTTTGAGCATTCCTGCACTGACAGAGAAGAGTCTTTTATCGATGTATCCGTGCCAGAGAAAAGTTCCTCATCAATTCTATTAACCGACtggtttttcatttctttttctttatccgGAAAAAATTGCATACAGGAGTCTTTGTTAGGACAGGCTTCCCCTGAAACTTCAGAACATCCTAACTCTATTGAAGTTACGCTTTTATTTTCACCTTCTGCAGCATAACTGCAAACAGGGCCCTCATTAATTTTATTCGCATTTTCAATCTGACACTGCACAGACGATGGACAACATTGTTCAGTTGAAACATGAGTTATTTCCCTTTTGCTATTTTTTCCACCCTGAGTTACTTGTTGCTCATCATCCAAGATTCCGTTATTATGCAAGTCTACAGAAGCAAAAATCTCTCTTCGAACTTCACAAACTTCGTTTGGAGTATGTTTGCTAATTGGTCTTTCATCAATTCGAGGCTCCTTGTCCATTTTACTTATAGAATCAATTCCTTCCTCAGTTGTTTTTTCTAGGAAAATAGGACTCCTAATTCTTTCTGagatatgattattatttggaCTTTCAACTTTTCCATCCACAGAAGTAAGTGTAGATTGATTTACCATTGAAGCAGTTGATACAGCAGCTTCCTCATTGTTGCTTTTGTTGGTAGACTGATATTCTTGATGCCCTTGATCATCCAATGTTAACCTATTACAGTGGCTATCAATGATGACTGCTTCTGcaatttcagtttttttaatcatttcaataTTTCCATCTGGTGCATCTGAAAGTGTGCTAGAACATTTCTTGTCCTGACAATCCTGGCTCTCCTTGCTACATATTTCTGAGACACTGGTATTGTAGTGCATCTTGGAATGACTGGGTGTTAAATCATTATTTCTGTCTACATATGATTCCTGCATGGTTTGATTCTCAATCTGTGCTCCAGCTTTATCAATCATTAAAACACGATCAAGAATGGAATTTGAAGGTTGTGACTTAGCAGCACTCATATTCGTGCTA is a window from the Vigna unguiculata cultivar IT97K-499-35 chromosome 7, ASM411807v1, whole genome shotgun sequence genome containing:
- the LOC114190074 gene encoding protein LYK5-like, whose amino-acid sequence is MCKSRKSTAATQPGSRRSTNSDRNMTNSPRPHRTQTLTSSSSNYDTSTSEVPVTESRSYVFENNNTNTNTNTNDLLEWSKTSSISSRASLSSLKDTLPESPNIYHFSEISAATANFSAPRLSSSSWRCLIRHRDVVVSRRNFRRQIDLPELSRRLAIICRSHHSSLVKLLGASVSGAVIFLVYEFVPGASLSDCLRNRRNPSYTDLVTWTSRMQIASDIAHGLDYIHNFSGSDSGSGSGSGFVHNHIKSSSIVITEDNLRAKICHFGLSDLCGEAVAGDRGESGERRVRIEGTRGYMAPEFQVSGVATKKTDVYAFGVVVLELLSGEEAVKFEFNDDGSYQRTSVVDTARVAAGEYGGVRKWVDRRLRDSFPLSVAERMIRVGLDCVGNDPNERPDMGRVSIEVSKLYLESKDWDQKMGTDIDLTVSLAPR